The following coding sequences lie in one Arachis hypogaea cultivar Tifrunner chromosome 9, arahy.Tifrunner.gnm2.J5K5, whole genome shotgun sequence genomic window:
- the LOC112709527 gene encoding uncharacterized protein, which translates to MADNEVRQPTQAELMAQMAELQAEVRKLAELSTQNNASKQEDNSKGPTQGGVDLLGVNPPKERLTLDNPFSEKITNYQMPKHFTLPSSLEPYKGIGDLRAHIKKFQFMMFINRPNNEPVLCRAFPTYLDRAALLWFLKLPAGSISSFEELAISFIDYFVGARIYVHGSDFLSTIRQGPQESLKEYMTRFTEATMEIQDLNPAVHLHGLKAGLRPGKFRETIAVTKPKMLEEFRERAAGQMEIEELHEANRTERKPRREKDKIPRSANNKELGKPFKLTLKFDNYTRFNTRREKIIKEILNAKIIKPPIRAGSYQYQRFVDKNKHCPFHQKYGYTTDECVIARDLLERLA; encoded by the coding sequence ATGGCCGATAATGAAGTTCGTCAACCCACTCAGGCCGAACTCATGGCCCAGATGGCCGAGCTACAAGCAGAAGTCAGGAAACTCGCCGAATTATCAACCCAGAACAACGCCAGTAAACAAGAAGACAATTCCAAAGGCCCAACCCAAGGCGGCGTAGACCTTTTGGGCGTCAACCCACCAAAGGAGAGGTTGACCTTAGACAACCCGTTCTCTGAAAAAATCACAAATTACCAGATGCCAAAACACTTCACGTTGCCTTCCTCGCTCGAGCCGTATAAGGGGATTGGTGACCTCCGAGCTCATATTAAGAAATTTCAGTTTATGATGTTTATTAACAGACCTAATAACGAACCTGTGCTTTGTAGAGCTTTCCCCACTTACCTTGACAGAGCTGCTTTACTTTGGTTTTTAAAATTACCTGCAGGGTCAATCTCTTCTTTTGAAGAGCTAGCAATATCCTTCATCGACTACTTCGTGGGAGCACGGATTTACGTACACGGATCGGATTTCCTCAGCACAATCCGCCAAGGTCCCCAAGAAAGTTTGAAAGAATATATGACCAGATTTACAGAAGCAACCATGGAAATACAAGACCTGAACCCAGCCGTCCACCTACATGGTCTCAAGGCCGGCCTACGACCCGGAAAGTTCAGAGAAACGATCGCAGTCACAAAGCCAAAGATGTTGGAGGAGTTCCGAGAAAGAGCAGCCGGACAAATGGAGATTGAAGAACTCCATGAAGCCAACAGGACAGAAAGAAaacctagaagagagaaagacaaGATACCAAGGTCAGCGAACAACAAAGAGCTCGGCAAACCATTTAAACTCACCCTAAAATTCGACAACTACACCAGATTCAACACAAGGAGGGAAAAGATAATCAAAGAAATACTCAATGCTAAGATCATAAAACCACCAATAAGAGCTGGGAGCTATCAATACCAGAGATTTGTTGACAAGAACAAGCACTGTCCCTTCCACCAAAAGTACGGATACACAACCGATGAATGCGTGATAGCCAGAGATCTACTAGAAAGATTAGCCTGA